A genomic stretch from Spirochaetota bacterium includes:
- the cbiE gene encoding precorrin-6y C5,15-methyltransferase (decarboxylating) subunit CbiE, producing MGKVYIIGIGPGSEEYITPEAWGAIQDAEVIIGSERILSAFKLDKRSITLKGNYSEIIDYIKGYKDSERIAVLVSGDPGIFSFSNQISKRLNRDEYEIIPGISVVQIAMARLGEPWHDLHIISLHGRGIDGIYHSVQSSDKVFVFTDKKNTPSEVAAYLYKRGIKNREIVVFENLTLFDEKIIYTDIMDLMNKRDDVTGLCVMLIRK from the coding sequence ATGGGAAAGGTTTATATCATAGGAATTGGGCCAGGTTCTGAGGAATATATTACTCCAGAGGCGTGGGGTGCGATTCAGGATGCTGAAGTTATAATAGGCTCTGAGAGGATTCTCTCTGCCTTTAAGCTAGATAAAAGGTCGATTACACTAAAGGGCAATTATTCGGAGATTATAGATTACATAAAAGGGTATAAGGATAGTGAGAGGATAGCGGTTCTTGTCTCAGGAGACCCTGGCATATTCAGTTTTTCTAATCAGATTTCGAAAAGGCTGAATAGAGATGAATATGAGATCATCCCTGGCATCAGCGTTGTACAGATCGCAATGGCGCGCTTGGGTGAGCCGTGGCACGATCTTCATATCATCAGCCTGCATGGAAGAGGCATTGATGGGATTTATCATAGTGTTCAAAGCTCAGACAAGGTCTTTGTCTTTACTGATAAAAAGAACACCCCGTCTGAGGTCGCTGCATATCTTTATAAAAGGGGCATAAAGAATAGGGAGATAGTTGTATTTGAAAATCTTACACTTTTTGATGAGAAAATAATTTATACAGATATTATGGATTTAATGAATAAAAGGGATGATGTGACTGG
- the cbiD gene encoding cobalt-precorrin-5B (C(1))-methyltransferase CbiD, which yields MRGTKLASNSDEKPLRKGFTTGACAQAAAKACALMLVHQRQIDSVEVELPNKERAAFALTAQEFSEDYARCAVIKDAGDDNDVTHGIEILCAIKKTDSPGIEIRGSAGVGIVTKPGLPVPVGEYAVNPAPRSMILRDVSNIVNKEYGYVVEISVPKGEAVASKTFNPRLGIKGGISIIGTTGIVEPKSQDAYRATLSMELDVAKASGNKNIFLASGYIGKRLLKEDYGIDDEAIIKIGDHVGFMLTECASRGFSRVMLIGHIGKLAKVAAGIFNTHCMFGDARMETIAAYAASCGAAPDLTEKILTLETAEQSVALLRENDLLPAFSKIAQRVVERSIEYMKSDVNLSGVILSLSGEIIGAYPADLMERKAWERFIS from the coding sequence ATGAGAGGGACTAAGTTAGCATCAAATTCAGATGAAAAACCGCTTCGTAAGGGATTCACAACAGGGGCGTGCGCTCAGGCTGCTGCAAAGGCATGCGCTCTAATGCTTGTACATCAAAGACAGATCGATTCAGTTGAGGTTGAGCTGCCGAACAAAGAGAGGGCAGCCTTTGCTTTGACAGCGCAGGAGTTTTCAGAGGATTATGCCAGATGTGCTGTTATAAAGGATGCGGGTGATGATAACGATGTTACTCACGGGATAGAAATCCTTTGCGCGATAAAAAAGACTGATAGCCCTGGTATTGAGATAAGGGGCAGTGCTGGAGTTGGCATAGTTACAAAACCAGGTCTGCCTGTGCCTGTAGGGGAATATGCCGTCAATCCTGCGCCAAGAAGCATGATACTCAGGGATGTCAGCAATATCGTTAATAAAGAATATGGATATGTGGTAGAGATAAGCGTGCCTAAGGGAGAAGCTGTTGCGTCCAAGACCTTTAACCCAAGGCTTGGGATCAAGGGAGGCATATCGATTATAGGCACAACTGGCATTGTGGAGCCAAAATCCCAGGATGCCTACAGGGCCACTCTTTCAATGGAGCTGGATGTTGCTAAGGCTTCAGGGAACAAGAATATCTTTTTGGCATCAGGATATATCGGCAAGAGGCTTCTTAAAGAGGATTATGGGATAGATGATGAAGCTATAATAAAGATCGGAGATCATGTTGGTTTTATGCTGACTGAATGTGCCTCTAGGGGTTTTAGCAGGGTCATGCTTATAGGCCATATAGGCAAGCTTGCAAAGGTTGCTGCTGGGATATTCAACACACACTGCATGTTTGGCGATGCCAGGATGGAGACAATCGCAGCCTATGCAGCGTCATGCGGTGCAGCGCCAGATCTTACAGAGAAGATTCTGACCCTTGAAACAGCAGAGCAGTCAGTTGCGTTACTTCGGGAGAACGATCTTCTGCCTGCATTCTCAAAAATTGCGCAAAGGGTGGTGGAGAGGTCTATTGAGTATATGAAAAGCGATGTCAACCTTTCTGGTGTTATCCTTTCTCTTAGTGGAGAGATAATCGGCGCATATCCTGCTGATCTTATGGAGAGAAAGGCATGGGAAAGGTTTATATCATAG